Proteins from one Candidatus Effluviviaceae Genus V sp. genomic window:
- the mutY gene encoding A/G-specific adenine glycosylase, which translates to MMRVMSIPDPARISQALLAWYDVSRRDLPWRGTTDPYAVWVSEVMLQQTQVGRVIDYWTRFLDALPTVESLAGASLDDVLALWSGLGYYSRARRLHAAAREVVDERGGRLPETAAGLRELPGMGDYTSAAVASIAFGEPVPVLDANVVRVLSRLLASTGDPRRAGVRRELRAAAAEIVRVGRPGDVNQALMELGALVCLPREPACDDCPLFSFCAGRQSGDPRTYPAAAGRPEVLTLREAALVLCGEGTVLLTRERHPRGWWNDLWRLPTKELGSGRPEEPVWESVVKDELPDPPGKAGSIRYSVTRHRVVLDVYVAELDAVVLPGRGFRWVLLETVQDLAFPAPHMRALGLAGVA; encoded by the coding sequence ATGATGCGTGTCATGAGCATTCCCGACCCGGCGCGCATCAGTCAGGCCCTTCTGGCGTGGTACGATGTCAGCCGTCGCGACCTGCCGTGGCGCGGCACCACCGATCCGTACGCGGTCTGGGTCTCAGAGGTCATGCTTCAGCAGACACAGGTCGGGCGGGTCATCGATTACTGGACGCGCTTCCTCGATGCCCTGCCGACGGTCGAGTCGCTGGCGGGGGCCTCTCTCGACGACGTGCTGGCGCTCTGGTCGGGGCTCGGCTACTACAGCAGGGCCCGCAGGCTCCATGCGGCCGCGCGCGAGGTGGTCGATGAGCGGGGCGGGCGACTCCCGGAGACAGCCGCCGGACTGCGCGAGCTTCCCGGCATGGGGGACTACACGTCGGCGGCCGTCGCCAGCATCGCGTTCGGCGAGCCGGTGCCGGTCCTGGACGCCAACGTCGTCCGCGTGCTCTCACGTCTCCTCGCTTCGACGGGCGACCCGCGGCGCGCCGGTGTCAGACGGGAGCTCCGGGCGGCCGCCGCCGAGATCGTCCGGGTCGGGCGGCCGGGGGACGTCAACCAGGCGTTGATGGAGCTGGGGGCGCTCGTCTGTCTGCCGCGTGAGCCGGCGTGCGACGATTGTCCGCTGTTCTCGTTCTGCGCTGGGCGTCAGTCGGGTGACCCCCGGACGTACCCGGCCGCGGCGGGGCGACCGGAGGTCTTGACGCTCCGCGAGGCGGCGCTCGTTCTGTGCGGGGAGGGCACGGTGCTGCTGACGCGCGAACGCCATCCGAGGGGATGGTGGAACGACCTCTGGCGTCTTCCGACGAAGGAGCTCGGATCGGGACGCCCTGAGGAACCCGTGTGGGAGAGCGTCGTGAAGGATGAACTCCCCGACCCGCCCGGGAAGGCCGGGAGCATCCGCTACTCCGTTACGAGACACCGCGTCGTGCTCGATGTCTACGTGGCGGAGCTCGACGCGGTCGTGCTGCCTGGACGCGGCTTCAGGTGGGTGCTGCTCGAGACGGTCCAGGACCTGGCGTTTCCCGCGCCGCACATGCGCGCGCTGGGCCTGGCGGGCGTCGCGTGA
- a CDS encoding YjzC family protein, producing the protein MPEDKNYKVGQSVPEDGKYVCEICHTEGGVDEHEFHEGEEFPVCMNCGHATSWKKAPKKE; encoded by the coding sequence ATGCCTGAGGACAAGAACTACAAGGTCGGCCAGTCCGTACCGGAGGACGGCAAGTACGTCTGTGAGATCTGCCACACGGAGGGCGGCGTCGACGAGCACGAGTTCCACGAGGGCGAGGAGTTCCCCGTCTGCATGAACTGTGGACACGCCACATCCTGGAAGAAGGCTCCGAAGAAGGAATAG
- a CDS encoding glycosyltransferase — MSAQLERYAEVAGEEAVDQLRQLARPLKGMRVVHVNSTRVGGGVAEILTKLVPLKRELGIDATWEVIEGDAGFYGTTKSFHNALQGNRVTVGASELDHYRSVNLENAQKLRATLESADVVFIHDPQPAPLLEMCPNREGRWIWRCHIDVSRPYRPIWRFLKGFLQNYDASVFSLAAFSHRLPHPQYLIPPSIDPLSDKNRDLTSDEITSVYDEFGIDPDREMILQVSRFDRFKDPVGVIEAYRLARKFTPTLQLVLAGGSATDDPEGAAVLDETRRAANHDPDIHILLLPPDAHLTINALQRAADIVLQKSIREGFGLTVAEAMWKSRPVIGGDTGGIRLQVVNHQTGFLVSTPEGAALRIRYLLHHRDRLEQMGAQARAFVCDHFLLTRHLREYLTVMLALEHQLGDRIELA, encoded by the coding sequence GTGAGCGCCCAGCTCGAACGATACGCGGAGGTGGCAGGCGAAGAGGCCGTCGACCAGCTCAGGCAGCTGGCGCGCCCTCTGAAGGGCATGCGTGTCGTCCACGTCAACTCGACGCGCGTCGGCGGCGGCGTGGCGGAGATCCTGACGAAGCTCGTGCCCTTGAAGAGAGAGCTCGGTATCGACGCGACGTGGGAGGTCATCGAGGGAGACGCCGGCTTCTACGGTACGACGAAGTCGTTCCACAACGCGCTTCAGGGAAACCGGGTGACGGTCGGGGCCTCAGAGCTCGACCACTACAGGTCGGTCAACCTCGAGAACGCTCAGAAGCTCCGGGCCACGCTGGAGTCGGCGGACGTCGTCTTCATCCACGACCCTCAGCCGGCGCCGCTTCTCGAGATGTGCCCGAACCGGGAGGGCCGCTGGATCTGGCGCTGCCACATCGACGTATCCCGTCCCTACCGGCCGATCTGGCGGTTCCTGAAGGGCTTCCTCCAGAACTACGACGCGAGCGTCTTCTCGCTGGCGGCCTTCTCGCACAGACTGCCGCACCCGCAGTACCTCATACCGCCGAGCATCGATCCTCTCAGCGACAAGAACCGCGACCTGACATCGGACGAGATCACGTCGGTCTACGATGAGTTCGGGATCGACCCCGACCGAGAGATGATCCTGCAGGTCTCCCGCTTCGACCGGTTCAAGGACCCGGTCGGCGTCATCGAGGCCTATCGTCTGGCCCGGAAGTTCACGCCGACGCTTCAGCTCGTGCTGGCGGGCGGCAGCGCGACGGACGACCCGGAGGGAGCGGCCGTGCTGGACGAGACCAGACGGGCCGCGAACCACGATCCGGACATCCACATCCTCCTTCTCCCGCCGGACGCTCATCTCACGATCAACGCGCTGCAGCGGGCCGCGGACATCGTGCTCCAGAAGTCGATCCGCGAGGGCTTCGGGCTGACCGTCGCCGAGGCGATGTGGAAGAGCAGGCCCGTCATCGGAGGAGACACGGGCGGCATCAGGCTCCAGGTCGTCAACCACCAGACCGGCTTCCTCGTCTCGACCCCCGAGGGCGCGGCGCTCCGCATCCGGTACCTTCTTCATCACAGGGACCGGCTCGAGCAGATGGGCGCCCAGGCGCGGGCCTTCGTCTGCGACCACTTCCTTCTCACCCGGCATCTCCGGGAGTACCTCACGGTCATGCTCGCCCTCGAGCACCAGCTGGGCGACAGGATCGAGCTGGCATGA
- the otsB gene encoding trehalose-phosphatase: MSATGSDRGGTAESRGEGRSDAPDRLVDVAGVPDFWDRVRRAPSRCLVLDYDGTLAPFHEDRMKARPLDGVVPLLEEIRDSDATDLAIMTGRPLSELLQLLGDLGVPVSASQGTEFRIPDGTDFRIEPRRDQTKRLDRAFREARDLGFAETVERKNASVALHTRPMTPDEARAAEDRVAALWERDASEHDLEVRRFLGGVELRVLGIDKGTALLELLGDVASDTLCVYIGDDETDEDALAVVRRLGVGIKVGSLDRPTHAGGRLGTPRDVRRFLRAWVEVTKGR; the protein is encoded by the coding sequence ATGAGCGCGACCGGCTCGGACAGAGGCGGCACAGCGGAGTCCCGCGGCGAGGGGCGCAGCGACGCACCGGACCGGCTGGTCGATGTCGCGGGTGTGCCCGACTTCTGGGACCGGGTCCGGAGGGCCCCGTCCCGCTGCCTCGTCCTCGACTACGACGGAACGCTGGCGCCCTTCCACGAGGACCGGATGAAGGCGAGGCCGCTCGACGGCGTCGTCCCCCTTCTGGAGGAGATCCGGGACAGTGACGCCACCGACCTGGCCATCATGACGGGCCGACCGCTCTCGGAGCTTCTCCAGCTTCTGGGCGATCTCGGGGTTCCCGTCAGCGCCAGCCAGGGCACCGAGTTCCGCATCCCCGACGGGACCGATTTCAGGATCGAACCCCGCCGGGACCAGACGAAGCGGCTCGATCGGGCGTTTCGCGAGGCGCGGGACCTCGGCTTCGCGGAGACGGTCGAGCGGAAGAACGCGTCTGTGGCGCTTCACACGCGGCCGATGACACCGGACGAGGCCCGCGCGGCCGAGGACAGGGTCGCCGCCCTCTGGGAGCGCGACGCGTCCGAGCACGACCTCGAGGTCAGACGTTTCCTCGGCGGCGTCGAGCTCCGGGTCCTCGGCATCGACAAGGGAACGGCGCTTCTCGAGCTTCTCGGCGACGTCGCATCCGACACGCTCTGCGTCTATATCGGAGACGACGAGACCGACGAGGACGCCCTCGCCGTCGTCCGCAGACTGGGCGTCGGGATAAAGGTCGGAAGCCTCGACCGGCCGACGCACGCCGGAGGACGACTGGGCACCCCGCGGGACGTCCGCAGGTTCCTGCGGGCGTGGGTCGAGGTCACGAAGGGACGGTGA
- a CDS encoding trehalose-6-phosphate synthase, with product MAEAPIERLVVVSNRLPIVLSKDDGAWHVEPGSGGLVTALAPVLKDRGGLWIGWPGTTYEEGLNDALRSHEDSVGYSLVPISLTAREVEQHYRGFSNEVVWPLFHDLQSRCNFDPDYWTTYQEVNRRFAEVIAENTGPGDFVWVHDYHLLLVARELRKMGYEGKLGYFLHIPFPPLDIFIKLPWRSEVLSALLDYDLVGFQTMRDRRNFVHSVRSLVSETGSCGRGQVCDLEVPPKQLRIGAFPISIDYDEFEGMAKSSEVSERAWHIHEKFPNQQIILGVDRMDYTKGITYRLHAYRDALRRYPDLQHRVTLVQVVVPSRRGIPEYEQLKIEIERLVSEINGEFTTHGWVPIHYIYRSLTRPELIAYYRTAEIALITPLKDGMNLVAKEYCASSLEESGVLILSEFAGAVGELQHEAVLVNPYDVHGVADGIHRALHMDPWERHARMHRLRRLVKRHDIFWWVDSFLEASISRNLDSFPVLQEFTPGIDAETA from the coding sequence ATGGCTGAGGCACCGATAGAGAGACTCGTCGTCGTGTCGAACAGGCTGCCCATCGTCCTGAGCAAGGATGACGGGGCATGGCACGTCGAGCCCGGCTCGGGGGGACTCGTGACGGCTCTCGCCCCTGTTCTCAAGGACCGCGGCGGTCTGTGGATAGGATGGCCCGGTACGACGTACGAGGAAGGCCTGAACGACGCCCTCAGGTCGCACGAGGACTCGGTCGGGTACTCCCTCGTGCCGATATCGCTCACGGCGCGTGAGGTCGAGCAGCACTACAGGGGGTTCTCGAACGAGGTCGTGTGGCCGCTCTTCCACGACCTGCAGTCGAGGTGCAATTTCGACCCGGACTACTGGACGACCTACCAGGAAGTCAACCGGCGTTTCGCGGAGGTCATCGCGGAGAACACCGGTCCGGGAGATTTCGTCTGGGTCCACGACTACCACCTGCTGCTGGTCGCGCGGGAGCTCAGGAAGATGGGGTACGAGGGGAAGCTCGGCTACTTCCTTCACATCCCGTTTCCTCCCCTCGACATTTTCATAAAGCTCCCTTGGCGCTCGGAGGTCCTGAGCGCGCTCCTCGACTACGATCTCGTCGGCTTTCAGACGATGCGTGACCGCCGGAACTTCGTGCACAGCGTGCGCTCGCTCGTCAGCGAGACCGGTTCCTGCGGAAGAGGGCAGGTCTGCGATCTCGAGGTACCGCCGAAGCAACTGCGCATCGGCGCCTTCCCCATCAGCATCGACTACGACGAGTTCGAGGGAATGGCGAAGAGCTCAGAGGTCTCGGAGCGGGCCTGGCACATCCACGAGAAGTTCCCCAACCAGCAGATCATCCTCGGCGTCGACAGGATGGACTACACGAAGGGGATAACGTACAGGCTCCATGCCTATCGTGACGCCCTGAGGCGCTACCCGGACCTCCAGCACCGCGTGACGCTGGTCCAGGTGGTCGTGCCCAGCCGCCGCGGCATCCCCGAGTACGAGCAACTCAAGATCGAAATCGAGCGCCTCGTCAGCGAGATCAACGGCGAGTTCACGACGCACGGCTGGGTCCCGATCCACTACATCTACAGGTCGCTTACGAGGCCGGAGCTCATAGCGTACTACCGGACCGCGGAGATAGCACTCATCACGCCCTTGAAGGATGGCATGAACCTCGTGGCGAAGGAGTACTGCGCCTCCAGCCTGGAGGAGAGCGGGGTTCTGATCCTGAGCGAGTTCGCGGGCGCCGTCGGGGAGCTTCAGCACGAGGCCGTGCTCGTCAATCCGTACGACGTCCACGGCGTCGCCGACGGGATCCACCGCGCGCTTCACATGGACCCGTGGGAGCGCCACGCCCGGATGCACCGACTCAGAAGACTGGTCAAACGACACGACATTTTCTGGTGGGTCGACTCCTTCCTCGAGGCGTCGATCTCGAGGAACCTCGACAGCTTCCCCGTTCTGCAGGAGTTCACGCCGGGGATCGATGCCGAGACGGCCTAG
- a CDS encoding aminotransferase class V-fold PLP-dependent enzyme, whose product MKKPAPSPFAAHWSLDPDVVFLNHGSFGACPLPVLSYQSRIRARMERGPVSFLVRELEPLLDEARAALAGFVGAEADDIAFVPNATTGVNTVLRSLSFEEGDELLTTTHEYNASRNALDFVAERSGASVRVVDIPFPIASSDVVLARVMDAVTPCTRLCLIDHVTSLTGVVMPAEDLCVSLAKRGVDTLVDGAHAPGMLPLHIDRLGATYYTGNCHKWMCAPKGAAFLWVRRDKQEVIRPLTISHGANAEREDRSRFRLEFDWTGTWDPSAYLAVPEALRFLASLLPGGWEQLIESNRSLALRARRILTEALDAPVACPDEMIGTLAAVPLGRGTYHFTTTALSFDPMEEILRERYGIEVPVLACPSGPAGILRISAQIYNTAEQYAYLADAVSEISSIGISAT is encoded by the coding sequence ATGAAGAAGCCCGCCCCCTCGCCGTTCGCGGCGCACTGGTCGCTCGATCCGGACGTCGTCTTCCTGAACCACGGCTCGTTCGGTGCCTGCCCGCTGCCGGTCCTGTCGTATCAGTCGAGGATCCGGGCGCGGATGGAACGGGGACCGGTGAGCTTCCTCGTCAGGGAGCTCGAGCCGCTTCTGGATGAAGCGAGAGCCGCGCTGGCGGGCTTCGTGGGAGCCGAGGCCGACGACATCGCGTTCGTTCCCAACGCGACCACGGGCGTCAACACCGTCCTGCGCTCTCTCTCTTTCGAGGAGGGCGACGAGCTTCTCACAACCACACACGAGTACAACGCCAGCCGGAACGCGCTCGACTTCGTCGCCGAGCGGTCGGGGGCGTCCGTGCGCGTCGTCGACATCCCCTTCCCCATCGCGTCGAGCGACGTTGTGCTCGCCAGGGTCATGGACGCGGTCACGCCGTGCACGAGGCTCTGCCTCATCGACCACGTCACCAGTCTGACCGGCGTCGTCATGCCCGCGGAGGATCTGTGCGTGTCGCTCGCAAAGCGCGGTGTCGATACGCTCGTCGACGGCGCGCACGCCCCCGGCATGCTGCCGCTCCACATCGACAGGCTGGGCGCGACCTATTACACGGGCAACTGCCACAAGTGGATGTGCGCACCGAAGGGGGCGGCGTTCCTCTGGGTCCGCCGCGACAAACAGGAGGTGATCCGTCCGCTCACCATCAGCCACGGGGCGAACGCGGAGCGTGAGGACCGCTCCCGGTTCCGGCTGGAGTTCGACTGGACCGGCACGTGGGATCCGAGCGCGTATCTCGCCGTGCCGGAGGCCCTCCGTTTCCTGGCCTCGCTCCTGCCCGGAGGCTGGGAGCAGCTCATAGAGAGCAACCGCTCGCTGGCACTCCGGGCCCGGCGCATCCTGACCGAGGCGCTCGACGCTCCGGTCGCCTGCCCCGACGAGATGATCGGCACGCTGGCCGCCGTCCCGCTGGGGCGCGGCACCTACCACTTCACCACGACGGCGCTCTCGTTCGACCCGATGGAGGAGATTCTGAGAGAGCGCTACGGCATCGAGGTCCCGGTGCTGGCCTGCCCGTCGGGCCCGGCCGGCATCCTCCGCATCTCCGCCCAGATCTACAACACCGCCGAGCAGTACGCCTACCTGGCCGACGCCGTCTCCGAGATCAGCTCGATCGGGATCTCCGCAACGTAG
- a CDS encoding PDZ domain-containing protein — MRHPLYWLVAVLLAVPAGQAAGAWQDDLAAVLDAETGSERDAALEAVVSAGPDWREVARLLEAREYAVPDSLGRSRLLMHVCSDGVERPWVVVVPESYDPEVETPLLVVLHGGVSRADIEEDPLSYGREHSLVTAAVEAGMIVVLPFGQEGATWWDEVGMANISDLVRWAKREHNIADDRVWMGGFSDGASASFLHAMVAPNDYGAFVALNGHMGVGSLDGDLATYAPNMAMTPVYAVTTFDDGLYPSWRMRPTVRMAQEAGADILYRELPGGHDFSYDETELPLILDFLDRHPRDPLPPRIAWETAVSDFGACRWLEIDRVVTGEPAPWHVDHNVGLVDDRVTIGFHSDYESDVEGVLVSSIVEGDYPASRIGLLANDVIVEADGMKLASLDDLDVWKSGVERGDDFRMVVLREGERVVLDGSLPEPANYLLFKRERPSGKVRALSSGNRVELQTSRIARLKILVHPAMFNLDEPVTVVADGDTVFHDVVEPSVGYMLQRYLRDRDRELLYVAEIPIELISETASAR, encoded by the coding sequence CGGTCCCGACTGGCGCGAGGTCGCCCGCCTCCTCGAGGCGCGTGAGTACGCCGTGCCGGACTCTCTCGGTCGATCGCGTCTCCTGATGCACGTCTGCTCCGACGGCGTCGAGCGGCCCTGGGTCGTCGTCGTGCCGGAGAGCTACGACCCGGAGGTCGAGACGCCGCTTCTCGTCGTGCTCCACGGAGGCGTCTCGCGCGCCGACATCGAGGAGGACCCGCTCTCGTACGGGCGCGAGCACTCGCTCGTGACGGCAGCCGTCGAGGCGGGGATGATCGTCGTGCTGCCGTTCGGGCAGGAGGGGGCGACCTGGTGGGACGAGGTCGGCATGGCGAACATCTCGGATCTCGTGCGCTGGGCGAAGCGCGAACACAACATTGCGGACGACCGGGTCTGGATGGGCGGTTTCTCCGACGGCGCGTCGGCGTCGTTCCTTCACGCCATGGTCGCGCCGAACGACTACGGAGCGTTCGTCGCGCTGAACGGACACATGGGCGTTGGAAGCCTCGATGGGGACCTCGCCACCTACGCGCCCAACATGGCGATGACCCCGGTCTACGCGGTGACGACGTTCGATGACGGGCTCTATCCCTCGTGGCGCATGCGCCCGACCGTCAGGATGGCGCAGGAGGCCGGGGCCGACATCCTCTACCGGGAGCTCCCCGGCGGGCACGACTTCAGCTACGACGAGACGGAGCTTCCTCTGATACTCGATTTCCTCGACCGGCATCCGAGGGACCCGCTGCCCCCGAGGATCGCCTGGGAGACAGCCGTCTCCGACTTCGGGGCCTGCAGGTGGCTCGAGATCGACCGCGTCGTCACCGGGGAGCCCGCGCCGTGGCACGTCGACCACAACGTCGGCCTCGTGGACGATCGCGTGACCATCGGGTTCCACTCTGACTACGAGTCGGACGTCGAGGGTGTTCTCGTCTCGAGCATCGTCGAGGGCGACTATCCGGCGAGCCGGATCGGGCTTCTGGCGAACGACGTCATCGTCGAGGCGGACGGGATGAAGCTGGCGTCGCTCGACGACCTCGATGTGTGGAAGAGTGGGGTCGAACGCGGTGACGACTTCAGGATGGTCGTCCTGAGAGAAGGCGAGCGCGTCGTACTCGACGGCTCGCTGCCGGAACCGGCGAACTACCTGCTCTTCAAGCGGGAGAGACCCTCGGGCAAGGTCCGAGCGCTGTCGTCCGGGAACCGCGTCGAGCTCCAGACGTCGCGGATTGCGCGCCTGAAGATCCTCGTGCATCCGGCGATGTTCAACCTGGACGAGCCGGTGACCGTCGTGGCCGACGGCGACACTGTCTTCCACGACGTCGTCGAACCGAGCGTCGGGTATATGCTGCAGCGCTATCTGCGGGACCGGGACCGCGAACTGCTCTACGTTGCGGAGATCCCGATCGAGCTGATCTCGGAGACGGCGTCGGCCAGGTAG